In Bacillus toyonensis BCT-7112, a single window of DNA contains:
- a CDS encoding NUDIX hydrolase — translation MADYIKELREKVGHDYVFLNFAGGFVFNKEGEVLLQKRGDFNAWGFPGGAMEIGESAAETAIREIKEETGYDVKIHELIGVYTKYFQTYPNGDKAQTIVMCFSCSIVGGNKKIDGDETLDLKFFPLDKMPPLFCKQHEDCLQDLLEKRVGVYR, via the coding sequence ATGGCCGATTATATAAAAGAATTACGTGAAAAAGTAGGACATGATTATGTTTTCTTAAACTTTGCGGGTGGTTTTGTATTTAATAAAGAGGGAGAAGTATTACTGCAAAAAAGAGGAGACTTTAATGCTTGGGGCTTTCCAGGTGGCGCAATGGAGATAGGAGAGTCGGCTGCGGAAACTGCGATTCGAGAAATAAAAGAAGAAACTGGGTATGATGTAAAAATACATGAGCTTATTGGAGTGTATACAAAATATTTTCAAACATATCCAAATGGAGATAAAGCACAGACAATTGTGATGTGCTTTTCATGCTCAATAGTTGGAGGGAATAAAAAAATAGACGGTGATGAGACGTTAGATTTAAAATTTTTCCCATTAGACAAAATGCCTCCGTTATTTTGTAAACAACATGAAGATTGCTTGCAAGATTTATTGGAGAAAAGAGTAGGGGTATATCGCTAA
- a CDS encoding PLP-dependent aminotransferase family protein, which produces MMERLVWKPDMSLASPLYKQIETYIKERIVNGEWTVGTKLPSQRDLAHTFGVNRSTIVMAFDELAVKGYIEGNGRKGTIVVNNNENTSTYAPPPNWQSYVETGLHYPNLPAIQDINQAEFYPHVIRLGTGELAPSLLPEKKMKLIMNKLLQSNVPLGYEEPKGNLYLREKIAGYLKGHGVYVSPNSILIVSGAIQALQLISMGLLPKGASILLEKPSYLYSLNVFQSAGMRLIGIPMDENGLNASYIAKYKKQFNASILYTIPSFHNPTNFSMNAEKRKEVMEICNEIGLPIIEDAVYQDLWFDEPVSKPLKAYDKNGIVLYIGSMSKVISPGLRIGWIVGPESVIQRLADIKMQTDYGSSSISQQIAAEWFTNGLYDEHLQFVRNELKKRRDFMLHMLEKYCREIATWYEPTGGFYIWLHMNVPVSNRSLFDKALQEKIILNPGTLYDRSANQFLRLSYSYATLEEIEIGIKKLAQLIKM; this is translated from the coding sequence ATGATGGAAAGGTTAGTTTGGAAGCCTGATATGTCTTTAGCGTCTCCTTTGTATAAACAAATAGAAACGTATATAAAAGAAAGAATCGTTAATGGAGAATGGACTGTTGGAACAAAGTTACCTTCACAAAGAGATTTGGCACATACATTTGGTGTGAATCGAAGTACAATTGTAATGGCTTTCGATGAACTAGCAGTAAAAGGGTACATTGAGGGAAATGGCCGAAAGGGAACGATTGTTGTAAATAATAATGAGAACACTTCAACATATGCTCCGCCTCCTAATTGGCAGTCTTATGTAGAAACAGGGCTTCATTATCCGAACCTTCCTGCTATTCAAGATATTAATCAAGCTGAATTTTATCCGCATGTAATTCGTTTAGGAACAGGTGAACTCGCGCCGAGTCTCTTACCTGAAAAAAAGATGAAACTAATAATGAATAAGCTGTTGCAATCAAACGTGCCACTTGGGTATGAAGAGCCGAAAGGAAATCTCTATTTAAGGGAGAAAATTGCGGGCTACTTAAAAGGGCATGGTGTATATGTATCTCCTAATTCTATTTTAATTGTTTCAGGAGCAATTCAAGCGTTGCAACTTATTTCTATGGGGCTTCTTCCGAAAGGGGCATCGATTTTACTAGAAAAACCATCCTATTTATATTCGCTTAATGTTTTTCAATCAGCAGGAATGCGTTTAATTGGAATACCAATGGATGAGAATGGATTAAATGCATCATATATTGCGAAATATAAGAAGCAATTTAACGCATCTATTTTATATACAATTCCGTCTTTTCATAATCCGACGAACTTTAGTATGAATGCAGAGAAGCGGAAAGAAGTAATGGAGATATGTAATGAAATTGGATTGCCTATTATAGAGGACGCAGTGTATCAAGACTTATGGTTTGATGAGCCTGTTTCAAAGCCTTTAAAAGCATATGATAAAAACGGAATTGTACTATATATCGGGAGTATGTCTAAAGTGATTAGTCCAGGTTTAAGAATTGGATGGATTGTTGGACCTGAATCAGTAATTCAAAGGTTGGCAGATATAAAAATGCAAACAGATTATGGTTCGAGTTCTATATCCCAGCAAATTGCAGCAGAATGGTTTACAAATGGATTATATGATGAACATTTACAGTTTGTAAGAAATGAATTGAAGAAACGTAGAGATTTTATGTTACATATGTTAGAGAAATATTGTCGTGAAATAGCAACATGGTATGAACCGACAGGTGGTTTTTATATTTGGTTACATATGAATGTACCCGTTTCGAATCGTAGCTTATTTGACAAAGCTTTACAAGAAAAGATTATATTAAATCCAGGTACTTTGTATGATAGAAGTGCAAACCAATTTTTGCGACTATCGTATTCATATGCAACGTTAGAAGAAATTGAAATAGGTATAAAAAAACTTGCACAACTAATTAAAATGTAA
- a CDS encoding FtsX-like permease family protein: MNIRELAYRNVTRNRRTYSAYFLSSAFAIMAFFVYSFFAFHPALSAGELGQYVFVSMSFAQSIIYVFTFFFILYSMGMFLKTRKRELGILMMLGMTKYQLKRLIFFENIMIGIGAIIFGILSGMLFSGVLIFVAPMILKLDISLSYYIPMKAVVVTSIMFFILFMIISLFSAGMVRKNNIMKLFRGSAEAKPEPKASSISSILAVVLLSTGYTGALMSHGAMVFVMMIPVTTVVIIGTYLLYKQLSVFIIRLCKKSKRFYWTQTNIITLSDLAYRMRDNARMFFIVTIISTVAFSAIGTLVGFASMTKGIMERPIAFHYHSKQGNSNESQHLKIIDEGLKKHNIAASKTNISSKKTEEQSLRSAIFIKESEYKEYAKLTGEPFNTVANKEVLFLSAEIPGPPMKERKEITLPNMNEHLKVKKVTSSSLGKILRGNVYVIPNNQYDSLQGGFIETKDYMYKTEGMKDEIEVGKELTSQMKPYEEHATFSAEEYEQNQSLQIAGPILFVGFFIGIVFFVCAGSFLYFRLFSDLEDDTRLFEMIRKVGLTSGELSKVVTIRLALLFFVPIGVATLHGAVALTALGQMFEYSLFKENTIVLSIFVGIQVVYFLIIRSRYLKQLKERLRIR, translated from the coding sequence ATGAACATTAGAGAACTCGCATATCGGAATGTAACGCGAAATAGACGGACATATTCAGCATATTTTTTGAGTAGTGCATTTGCAATTATGGCCTTTTTTGTATATTCGTTTTTTGCGTTTCATCCGGCATTAAGTGCAGGAGAATTAGGACAGTATGTATTTGTAAGTATGTCGTTTGCACAGTCTATTATTTACGTATTTACATTCTTCTTTATTTTATATTCAATGGGAATGTTTTTAAAAACGAGAAAGCGTGAACTAGGAATTTTAATGATGCTTGGTATGACGAAATATCAATTAAAGCGTCTTATCTTCTTTGAAAATATTATGATTGGAATAGGGGCAATTATTTTCGGGATTCTTTCAGGTATGTTGTTTTCAGGAGTATTAATTTTTGTAGCCCCAATGATATTAAAACTAGATATTTCCTTATCCTATTACATTCCAATGAAAGCAGTTGTTGTAACGAGTATTATGTTTTTCATATTATTTATGATTATTTCATTATTTAGTGCCGGAATGGTTCGTAAAAATAATATTATGAAATTGTTTAGAGGATCAGCAGAGGCGAAGCCAGAACCGAAAGCATCGAGTATTTCTTCTATATTAGCAGTAGTATTGCTTAGTACTGGTTATACAGGCGCTCTTATGTCACATGGTGCTATGGTATTTGTGATGATGATTCCGGTTACAACGGTAGTCATTATTGGTACGTATTTGCTGTACAAGCAGTTGAGTGTCTTTATTATTCGGCTATGTAAAAAAAGTAAACGTTTCTATTGGACACAGACAAATATTATTACGTTGTCAGATTTAGCGTACCGTATGAGAGATAACGCAAGAATGTTCTTTATTGTAACGATAATTTCAACTGTAGCATTTTCGGCAATAGGTACATTAGTTGGCTTTGCATCAATGACGAAAGGGATTATGGAGAGGCCAATTGCGTTTCATTACCACTCTAAGCAAGGGAATAGTAATGAATCACAGCATCTAAAGATCATCGATGAGGGACTAAAAAAACATAATATAGCAGCTTCAAAAACTAATATCTCATCGAAGAAAACGGAGGAGCAGTCATTAAGAAGCGCCATTTTTATAAAAGAATCAGAGTATAAGGAATATGCAAAGTTAACAGGAGAACCATTTAATACTGTAGCAAATAAAGAGGTTTTATTTTTGTCGGCCGAAATACCAGGACCACCGATGAAAGAAAGAAAAGAAATTACTTTACCTAATATGAATGAACATTTAAAAGTGAAAAAAGTTACTTCGTCTTCATTGGGGAAAATATTAAGAGGAAATGTTTATGTAATCCCTAATAATCAATATGATTCATTACAAGGTGGATTTATAGAAACAAAAGATTATATGTATAAAACTGAAGGAATGAAAGATGAAATTGAGGTTGGTAAAGAACTTACGAGTCAGATGAAGCCTTATGAAGAACATGCAACGTTTAGTGCAGAAGAGTACGAACAAAACCAAAGTTTACAAATCGCAGGACCAATTTTATTTGTAGGTTTCTTTATTGGTATTGTATTTTTCGTATGTGCAGGAAGCTTCCTTTACTTCCGTTTATTTTCTGATTTGGAGGATGATACTCGGTTATTTGAAATGATTCGAAAAGTTGGCTTAACGAGTGGGGAATTATCGAAAGTAGTTACAATTCGATTGGCACTTTTATTCTTCGTTCCGATAGGTGTTGCAACATTACATGGGGCAGTAGCGTTAACTGCGTTAGGACAGATGTTTGAGTACTCACTGTTTAAAGAAAATACAATTGTATTAAGTATTTTCGTAGGAATTCAAGTTGTATACTTCTTAATAATACGATCTCGTTATTTAAAACAATTGAAAGAGAGATTACGTATTCGTTAA
- a CDS encoding transglutaminase domain-containing protein translates to MGKTSKYMTAAALCSTIVMGGLQSSTVSYAATNPTVVTTQSDAKLLDDFRKELKKQIDNREENITITYKTKDRDARKIMDQLYGEFNKIVDADEYVKYNVASTRYSIKGMPGNYSFTLQVKYRESKEQTQYVKSQAKAIISSIVKPGMDAHEKVKAIHDYVVKHVSYDTSYQAYTAYEALANRSAVCQGYTLLTYELLKEAGIQNHIVTGTGNGQAHAWNLVNIENKWYHLDTTFDDPVPDKAGRVTYSYFNMSDEQLSKDHDWDRSKYPAATTSYFGELTNKIKAGSSKTVVYEQMLKETNLQYLSAQYGAENYNEFKQKLQQQFASKPEKVEVRYKQSMDGTMQDIKKVLNEINWPKGAKRVSYQVAPYSAMAGYSLATITFTY, encoded by the coding sequence ATGGGAAAGACAAGTAAGTATATGACAGCTGCCGCACTTTGTTCAACGATTGTAATGGGAGGCTTACAATCGTCAACTGTATCTTATGCAGCTACGAATCCAACTGTAGTGACGACACAATCAGATGCAAAGTTATTAGATGATTTCAGAAAAGAACTAAAAAAACAGATTGATAATCGTGAAGAAAATATTACAATCACATATAAAACAAAAGATAGAGATGCTAGAAAGATTATGGACCAATTGTACGGCGAGTTTAATAAAATCGTAGATGCTGATGAGTATGTAAAATATAATGTAGCCTCTACTAGATATTCTATTAAAGGGATGCCAGGGAACTATTCGTTTACACTACAAGTGAAATACCGTGAATCAAAAGAGCAAACACAATATGTAAAATCTCAGGCGAAAGCAATTATAAGTTCAATTGTAAAGCCAGGAATGGATGCGCATGAAAAAGTAAAAGCTATTCATGATTATGTTGTGAAACATGTATCATACGACACTTCTTATCAAGCGTATACAGCATATGAAGCGTTAGCGAACCGTTCTGCTGTTTGCCAAGGGTATACATTATTAACATATGAATTACTAAAAGAAGCAGGTATTCAAAATCATATTGTAACTGGTACAGGAAATGGACAAGCTCATGCTTGGAATTTAGTGAACATTGAAAACAAATGGTACCACCTTGATACTACATTCGATGATCCAGTACCAGATAAAGCTGGACGTGTAACATATTCATATTTTAATATGTCTGACGAACAATTAAGTAAAGACCACGACTGGGATCGTAGTAAATATCCAGCGGCAACTACAAGTTACTTTGGTGAGTTAACAAACAAAATAAAAGCTGGTAGTTCAAAAACCGTCGTATATGAGCAAATGTTAAAAGAAACAAATTTACAATACTTATCTGCACAATATGGAGCGGAAAATTATAATGAATTTAAGCAAAAGTTGCAGCAACAATTTGCTAGTAAACCAGAGAAGGTAGAAGTACGATATAAGCAGTCCATGGATGGAACAATGCAAGATATAAAGAAAGTATTAAATGAAATAAATTGGCCAAAAGGTGCAAAGCGTGTATCTTATCAAGTAGCACCATATAGTGCAATGGCAGGTTATTCATTAGCGACAATTACATTTACGTATTAA
- a CDS encoding MFS transporter — translation MLKKENCCLIALASVPLVMTLGNSMLIPILPTIEKKLHISSFQVSMIITIYSIVAILLIPIAGYLSDRWGRKMVMVPSLLIAAIGGAVTGWVSWKVDNPYVWILIGRAIQGIGAAGAMPVVIPCVGDLYKDEKQVSAGLGIIETSNTFGKVLSPILGSALAAIVWFLPFWAIPVLCVVSIVLLLVLVKAKKQEGEVPPLREFIQAIISTFREKGRWLIAIFALGAIIMLILFGILFYLSTILESKYDIHGIWKGCVLAIPLLVLSISSYMAGKKIGDNQNVMKKCIYIGFLLAATSVIIPLFIKGIYLLLLCLVIMGVGIGMALPCLDALITQGIEKEQRGTVTSFYSSMRFIGVAAGPPLYSFFMKGSDHEVFYLTSIFAVIGAVIAMIWIKPAKDEKAIKQNPEPTA, via the coding sequence ATGTTAAAAAAAGAAAACTGTTGTTTAATTGCGCTTGCATCAGTTCCACTTGTTATGACATTAGGGAATTCAATGCTCATTCCAATACTGCCGACTATCGAAAAGAAATTACATATTTCATCGTTTCAAGTATCCATGATTATTACAATTTACTCCATAGTTGCAATTTTACTTATACCGATTGCTGGTTATTTATCAGATAGATGGGGACGGAAGATGGTAATGGTTCCGAGTTTACTGATTGCGGCTATCGGAGGAGCGGTAACTGGTTGGGTATCATGGAAAGTTGATAATCCCTACGTTTGGATACTTATCGGTAGAGCGATTCAAGGTATTGGTGCTGCTGGTGCAATGCCAGTTGTTATACCGTGTGTTGGTGATTTATACAAAGATGAAAAACAGGTTAGCGCAGGTTTAGGAATCATTGAGACATCAAATACATTTGGAAAAGTACTCAGCCCTATTTTAGGATCTGCTCTAGCTGCCATTGTATGGTTCTTACCATTTTGGGCGATTCCAGTTTTATGTGTAGTATCGATTGTTTTATTACTGGTACTAGTAAAAGCAAAAAAACAAGAAGGAGAAGTACCACCACTAAGAGAGTTTATTCAAGCTATTATCTCTACGTTTCGAGAAAAGGGAAGATGGTTAATTGCCATTTTTGCACTAGGTGCAATTATAATGCTTATTTTATTCGGAATTCTCTTTTATTTGTCTACTATACTGGAGTCAAAGTATGACATTCATGGTATATGGAAAGGGTGTGTACTTGCTATTCCTTTGCTTGTATTATCGATTAGTTCATATATGGCTGGTAAAAAAATTGGAGATAATCAAAATGTTATGAAGAAGTGTATTTATATTGGCTTTTTACTGGCTGCGACATCAGTTATAATCCCTTTATTTATAAAAGGGATCTATTTACTACTTCTATGTCTCGTTATTATGGGAGTAGGAATTGGTATGGCACTCCCATGTTTAGATGCCCTAATTACACAAGGGATTGAAAAGGAGCAGAGAGGCACGGTTACGTCATTTTATAGTTCGATGCGATTTATCGGTGTAGCAGCTGGACCACCCCTATATTCATTTTTTATGAAAGGGTCGGACCATGAAGTGTTTTATTTGACAAGTATTTTCGCTGTTATTGGTGCCGTTATAGCAATGATTTGGATTAAACCAGCAAAAGATGAAAAGGCAATAAAACAGAATCCAGAACCGACTGCATAA
- a CDS encoding DUF3933 family protein — MKQYVICQIIDGDKYLAAYAETKQDAVEKAELLGLRTGNRYIVITAEEAKGLTYP, encoded by the coding sequence ATGAAACAATATGTAATTTGCCAAATTATCGATGGAGATAAATATTTAGCTGCTTATGCAGAGACGAAGCAGGACGCAGTCGAAAAAGCAGAACTGCTAGGATTAAGAACGGGAAATCGTTACATAGTAATTACCGCGGAAGAAGCGAAAGGGTTAACTTATCCGTAA
- a CDS encoding YjcZ family sporulation protein has product MGYGYSCGGYGYGGSCGGCGYGGFALLIVLFILLIIIGASCWGGFVGC; this is encoded by the coding sequence ATGGGTTACGGATATAGTTGCGGCGGTTACGGTTACGGCGGTAGTTGTGGTGGATGTGGTTATGGAGGTTTCGCTTTATTAATCGTTTTATTTATCCTTCTAATCATCATCGGAGCTAGCTGTTGGGGCGGCTTTGTAGGCTGCTAG
- a CDS encoding LysE/ArgO family amino acid transporter: protein MSEAIIHGIILAFGLIIPLGVQNVFVFNQGASQPNIWRAAPVVLTASLCDTLLILIAVQGVSLVLLTFSWLTTTLYTIGFIFLIYMGFVIWRSKPSKDVKQEKSMPLKKQIIFAVSVSLLNPHAILDTIGVIGTNSIQYIGREKWAFTSATIIISWIWFISLALAGKFLKRLDSTGKAIVLLNKISGLVIWGVALYMLKQVIFPN, encoded by the coding sequence ATGAGTGAAGCGATTATTCACGGTATCATCCTTGCATTTGGCCTTATCATTCCATTAGGTGTCCAAAATGTTTTCGTATTTAACCAAGGTGCGAGCCAACCTAATATTTGGAGGGCAGCCCCTGTAGTATTAACTGCTTCTCTATGTGATACGTTACTAATATTAATTGCAGTACAGGGTGTATCCCTTGTACTCCTTACTTTTTCTTGGCTAACGACGACATTATATACGATTGGATTTATCTTTCTCATATATATGGGCTTCGTTATTTGGAGAAGTAAGCCTTCCAAAGATGTAAAACAAGAAAAAAGCATGCCTTTAAAAAAACAAATTATTTTCGCTGTATCGGTTTCGTTATTAAATCCACATGCGATTTTAGATACGATCGGTGTAATTGGGACAAATTCTATTCAATATATAGGAAGGGAAAAATGGGCTTTTACATCTGCAACGATTATCATTTCTTGGATTTGGTTTATTAGCTTAGCTTTAGCTGGAAAGTTTTTAAAGAGGCTAGACTCAACTGGAAAGGCAATCGTATTATTAAACAAAATTTCAGGACTCGTCATATGGGGAGTCGCACTTTATATGTTAAAACAAGTTATTTTCCCTAACTAA
- a CDS encoding YwqG family protein: protein MDNKIEVLIDKYGLTHLKEELINTVFPCVKVVPEQQETVAIGSSKMGGAPDLPDTFEYPMYKGNPLHFIAQFNLNDLQNVRMNHNLPKAGMLYFFSIENYFEEDVNPMEAGRVLYYDVPVEQLRRADETQAKYNQCAITFELTYKLPELFIEDEADSDRFLQLLEELIPDNYDNHQMFGEPFSVQEEVLHETGEYMGIDPQQMTLLFQIDSDHKNCNMVWGELGMLYFCIGNENLKNRRFENTCCVLQTC from the coding sequence ATGGATAACAAAATTGAAGTGTTAATTGATAAATATGGACTGACACATTTAAAAGAGGAACTTATTAATACTGTATTTCCTTGTGTAAAAGTTGTGCCTGAGCAGCAAGAAACGGTTGCGATTGGTAGTTCAAAAATGGGGGGAGCTCCTGATTTACCGGATACATTTGAATATCCAATGTATAAAGGAAATCCGTTACATTTTATCGCGCAATTTAATCTAAATGATTTACAAAACGTTCGTATGAATCACAATCTACCTAAGGCAGGAATGTTATATTTCTTTAGCATTGAAAATTACTTTGAAGAAGATGTGAATCCAATGGAAGCTGGGCGCGTACTTTATTATGATGTTCCAGTAGAGCAATTACGAAGAGCGGATGAAACGCAAGCGAAATATAATCAATGCGCAATTACTTTTGAACTGACGTATAAATTACCAGAACTTTTCATTGAAGATGAGGCCGATTCAGATCGTTTCTTGCAATTACTTGAAGAACTAATCCCAGATAACTACGATAACCATCAAATGTTTGGTGAGCCATTCTCTGTACAAGAGGAAGTACTACATGAGACAGGAGAATATATGGGGATAGATCCACAGCAAATGACGCTTTTATTCCAAATCGATTCAGATCATAAAAATTGTAATATGGTTTGGGGAGAGTTAGGAATGCTATATTTCTGTATTGGTAATGAAAATTTGAAAAATCGACGTTTTGAAAATACATGCTGTGTGTTACAAACTTGTTAA
- a CDS encoding DUF4083 domain-containing protein: MDLFGSNIFILIYTCLVIGLIVLFFLSFTLFIRRLLQSSAAKKQHVINMNQKLDRIIELLEINKK, encoded by the coding sequence ATGGATTTGTTCGGAAGTAATATTTTTATATTGATATATACTTGTTTAGTAATCGGACTTATCGTTTTGTTTTTCCTATCATTTACTTTGTTTATTAGAAGATTATTGCAAAGTAGCGCTGCAAAAAAACAACATGTTATCAATATGAATCAGAAGCTAGATCGAATTATTGAATTGCTAGAAATAAATAAGAAATAA
- a CDS encoding patatin-like phospholipase family protein gives MKIDGVFEGGGVRGIAHVGAICALAEKGYEWERVAGTSAGAIIAALLAAGYSCSELKTIITDIDYNKFMKKTFLDRIPFIGKGISAWSTLGIYSNVFIEEWLEELLRKKGIHLFTDLPDLNKLKIIASDISNGKMVVFPDDLPNYGFLNYRFSIAKAVRMSSTIPFFFEPVKWRTPKWKQPCYMVDGGILSNYPIWIFDSPTSPRWPTFGFHFVKNEIQADPAHYKEPISMFKGLFKTMMQAHDLRHLDKESKARTITIPTGTITSTNFELTKEEKEWLYNSGYNSANKFLQSWNFRQYVDEYRNGNQHRKTNRFFRQLDS, from the coding sequence ATGAAAATTGATGGTGTTTTTGAAGGAGGCGGTGTGCGTGGAATTGCACATGTAGGGGCAATTTGCGCGTTAGCTGAAAAAGGGTATGAATGGGAGCGTGTAGCTGGAACATCGGCTGGTGCTATTATTGCAGCTCTTTTAGCTGCTGGCTATTCTTGTTCAGAATTAAAAACAATTATAACTGATATTGATTATAACAAATTTATGAAGAAAACTTTCCTTGATAGAATCCCGTTTATCGGTAAAGGAATAAGTGCATGGTCTACTCTAGGTATTTATTCCAATGTATTTATAGAAGAATGGCTTGAAGAATTACTACGAAAAAAAGGAATTCACTTATTTACAGATTTACCTGATTTAAACAAACTTAAAATTATTGCTTCTGATATAAGCAACGGTAAAATGGTTGTCTTTCCCGATGACTTGCCAAACTACGGATTTTTAAATTATCGCTTCTCGATTGCTAAGGCAGTAAGAATGAGTAGTACCATTCCTTTCTTCTTTGAACCAGTAAAATGGAGAACACCAAAATGGAAACAACCTTGTTATATGGTTGATGGTGGGATTTTAAGCAATTATCCCATTTGGATTTTTGACTCCCCTACCTCACCTCGCTGGCCAACTTTTGGATTTCATTTTGTAAAAAATGAAATTCAAGCTGATCCCGCCCATTATAAAGAGCCCATTTCCATGTTCAAAGGACTATTTAAAACAATGATGCAAGCTCATGATTTACGGCATTTAGATAAAGAATCAAAAGCAAGAACAATTACAATTCCTACAGGGACGATTACAAGTACAAATTTTGAATTAACGAAAGAGGAAAAAGAATGGCTTTACAATTCTGGTTATAACTCCGCAAATAAGTTTTTACAATCTTGGAACTTCAGACAATATGTTGATGAATATAGAAATGGAAATCAACATCGCAAAACCAATCGATTTTTCCGTCAGCTTGACTCATAA
- a CDS encoding AbrB/MazE/SpoVT family DNA-binding domain-containing protein: MKATGVIRKVDELGRIVIPKELRDVLGIQIKSPLEIFVDEDKVILQKYEPYNACQITGDVSDQNISLANGNITVSIDGAKHLIKEIEKFLKKSEI, translated from the coding sequence ATGAAAGCAACAGGAGTTATTCGAAAAGTAGACGAATTAGGACGAATTGTTATTCCTAAAGAATTAAGAGATGTATTAGGGATACAAATTAAATCACCACTTGAAATTTTCGTAGATGAAGATAAAGTCATTTTACAAAAATATGAACCTTACAATGCTTGTCAAATAACAGGTGATGTTTCAGACCAGAACATATCATTAGCAAATGGAAACATTACTGTTAGTATAGATGGAGCGAAACATTTAATAAAAGAAATAGAGAAATTTTTAAAAAAAAGTGAGATTTAG
- the nadE gene encoding ammonia-dependent NAD(+) synthetase, translating to MTLQEQIMKALHVQPVIDPKVEIRKRVDFLKDYVKKTGAKGFVLGISGGQDSTLAGRLAQLAVEEIRNEGGNATFIAVRLPYKVQKDEDDAQLALQFIQADQSTAFDIASTVDAFSNQYENLLGESLTDFNKGNVKARIRMVTQYAIGGQKGLLVIGTDHAAEAVTGFFTKFGDGGADLLPLTGLTKRQGRALLQELGADERLYLKMPTADLLDEKPGQADETELGITYDQLDDYLEGKSVPADVAEKIEKRYTVSEHKRQVPASMFDDWWK from the coding sequence ATGACATTACAAGAACAGATTATGAAAGCATTACATGTTCAGCCTGTAATTGATCCGAAAGTAGAAATTCGTAAACGAGTTGATTTCTTAAAAGATTATGTAAAAAAAACAGGTGCGAAAGGATTTGTACTTGGAATTAGCGGCGGCCAAGACTCTACATTAGCAGGACGTTTAGCACAGCTTGCAGTTGAAGAAATTCGTAACGAAGGTGGTAACGCAACGTTTATCGCTGTACGTCTTCCTTACAAAGTGCAAAAGGATGAAGATGACGCACAATTAGCATTACAATTTATTCAAGCTGATCAATCAACTGCATTTGATATCGCTTCAACCGTTGATGCTTTTTCAAATCAATACGAGAACTTATTAGGTGAATCATTAACTGATTTCAATAAAGGTAACGTGAAAGCTCGTATCCGTATGGTTACACAATATGCAATTGGTGGACAAAAAGGTCTACTTGTTATCGGAACAGATCATGCTGCAGAAGCTGTAACAGGATTCTTTACAAAATTCGGAGATGGTGGTGCAGATTTATTACCATTAACGGGGTTAACTAAGCGCCAAGGACGTGCTTTATTACAAGAGTTAGGTGCAGATGAGCGTCTTTACTTAAAAATGCCCACAGCTGATTTATTAGATGAAAAGCCAGGTCAAGCTGATGAAACAGAATTAGGCATTACTTACGATCAATTAGATGATTATTTAGAAGGTAAATCAGTTCCAGCTGACGTTGCAGAAAAAATCGAAAAGCGTTACACAGTGAGTGAACATAAAAGACAAGTACCAGCGTCAATGTTTGATGATTGGTGGAAATAA